Proteins encoded together in one Chitinophaga sp. LS1 window:
- a CDS encoding vWA domain-containing protein, producing the protein MRRLPVYLLLDTSGSMNGEPIQALNNALSGMINNLRSDPLAMETLWISIITFDKVVKEVLPLTDLPSYNVREITCPESGPTHTGQALEFVYEKVKQDLRKGTDTQKGDWRPLLFIFTDGNPNDLYLYQEMIPLVKSLNFASIVGCAAGRLSNDEFLKELCDVVVHLDIADSTTLKSFFKWVSETIEHGNKSMGTTDTIDLPPPPDEIHFVI; encoded by the coding sequence ATGAGAAGACTACCCGTTTATCTGTTGCTGGATACATCCGGATCTATGAACGGTGAACCCATACAGGCATTGAACAATGCATTAAGTGGTATGATCAATAACCTGCGATCAGATCCATTAGCTATGGAAACACTTTGGATCAGCATTATCACGTTCGATAAAGTTGTAAAGGAAGTATTGCCCCTGACTGATCTGCCTTCGTACAATGTACGGGAGATCACCTGCCCCGAAAGTGGCCCTACACATACAGGACAAGCCCTTGAGTTTGTCTATGAAAAAGTAAAACAGGACCTCCGGAAAGGAACTGATACCCAAAAAGGAGACTGGCGGCCTTTGCTCTTTATATTTACTGATGGCAACCCCAACGATCTGTACCTGTACCAGGAAATGATTCCGCTGGTCAAGTCGCTGAACTTCGCCTCTATAGTAGGTTGCGCTGCAGGAAGGTTATCGAATGATGAATTCCTGAAAGAACTCTGTGATGTAGTGGTGCACCTTGATATTGCTGATAGTACGACTTTGAAAAGTTTCTTTAAATGGGTGTCAGAGACCATTGAGCATGGAAATAAAAGTATGGGTACTACAGATACCATCGACCTGCCACCACCACCGGATGAGATTCATTTTGTCATTTAA
- a CDS encoding vWA domain-containing protein, whose product MRRLPVYLLIDTSGSMGGEPIEAVKNGVQVMISSLRQNPQAIETAFLSVITFDTTAQQLIPLTDLVSFQMPDIKAAGVTSLGEALKLLSHCIDTEVKKTSAESKGDWKPLVFIMTDGIPTDDNWQDGLNEFKKRKVGNTIACAAGHSADPKILKQITENVVSLDTVDSAGVSKFFAWVTASIGVASVKLEDGGKEVSGINELPAPPSELNIVT is encoded by the coding sequence ATGAGACGATTACCCGTTTATTTATTGATTGATACCTCCGGCTCTATGGGAGGCGAACCTATCGAAGCTGTAAAGAATGGCGTGCAGGTCATGATCAGTTCTCTGCGGCAAAATCCGCAAGCCATCGAAACCGCTTTTCTCAGTGTCATTACATTTGACACGACTGCACAACAACTCATTCCGCTCACTGACCTCGTGTCATTTCAAATGCCTGATATCAAGGCTGCCGGCGTGACTTCACTGGGTGAAGCCTTAAAGTTGCTCAGCCACTGCATCGATACGGAAGTAAAGAAAACTTCTGCCGAAAGCAAAGGTGACTGGAAACCACTCGTCTTCATCATGACAGACGGTATTCCCACAGACGATAACTGGCAGGACGGACTGAACGAATTCAAAAAACGTAAAGTAGGCAACACGATTGCTTGTGCCGCAGGCCATAGTGCAGACCCAAAAATTCTGAAACAGATCACGGAAAATGTAGTGAGCCTGGATACGGTTGATAGCGCGGGTGTGTCTAAGTTCTTTGCATGGGTGACTGCAAGTATTGGCGTCGCTTCTGTAAAACTGGAAGATGGAGGCAAAGAAGTGAGTGGCATAAATGAACTACCCGCTCCCCCTTCTGAACTGAATATTGTAACCTGA
- a CDS encoding LacI family DNA-binding transcriptional regulator, with amino-acid sequence MERVDIKRLAEKLNLSTSTVSRAFRGNSDINPETKARILSAAKEFNYQPNHHASNLRDKRSNTIAIIVPEIANNFFSQAIHGIERVAREKDYYTLIYLTDDDYEKEVMFIEKLYNGRVDGIIMSASGEANDHRYLNNMGNKRIPLVFFDRVYDDVDVPKVTTDDYESAFSATSHLIEAGCQKIAFLVINKSLSIGNVRMQGYRDALQHAGIPFQEQLVVDCSNDYDKNYQILTDFLLHERPDGLFTAVERLAISSYYVCNDLGINIPKDVKVVSFSSLEIASLLNPGLSTITQPAYDLGTHAAEMLFKVLEGTPPQNNHIVLGSRLIPRHSSAKV; translated from the coding sequence ATGGAGCGTGTTGATATAAAACGATTGGCAGAAAAGCTCAACCTATCCACATCTACTGTTTCAAGGGCATTTAGAGGTAACAGCGATATCAATCCGGAAACTAAAGCAAGAATCTTGTCTGCAGCAAAGGAATTCAATTACCAGCCAAATCACCATGCCAGTAATCTGCGGGATAAGCGAAGCAATACCATCGCCATCATCGTACCGGAAATCGCGAATAACTTCTTCTCTCAGGCCATCCACGGTATAGAGCGTGTAGCCCGTGAAAAAGATTATTACACCCTGATCTACCTCACCGACGATGATTATGAAAAAGAAGTCATGTTCATCGAGAAATTATACAATGGTCGTGTGGATGGTATCATTATGTCAGCCTCCGGCGAAGCCAATGATCACCGGTATTTGAATAATATGGGGAACAAACGTATTCCGCTGGTTTTTTTTGATAGGGTATATGATGATGTAGACGTACCGAAAGTCACCACTGATGACTATGAAAGTGCTTTCTCCGCTACCAGTCACCTTATAGAAGCAGGTTGTCAGAAGATCGCTTTCCTTGTAATTAATAAGAGTCTGTCGATTGGTAATGTTCGTATGCAGGGTTACAGAGACGCTTTGCAGCATGCAGGCATCCCATTTCAGGAACAACTGGTGGTAGATTGTAGCAATGATTATGACAAGAACTACCAGATCCTGACCGATTTCTTACTGCACGAACGTCCTGACGGCCTTTTCACTGCTGTAGAACGTCTCGCTATTTCAAGTTATTACGTTTGCAACGACCTGGGCATCAATATTCCGAAGGATGTGAAAGTCGTGAGCTTTTCGAGTCTGGAAATTGCCTCTCTACTCAATCCCGGGCTCTCCACCATCACACAGCCAGCCTACGATTTAGGCACACATGCTGCAGAAATGCTTTTCAAAGTGCTGGAAGGAACACCCCCTCAGAACAATCATATCGTATTGGGTTCCAGGCTCATCCCCCGCCATTCCTCGGCAAAAGTGTAA
- a CDS encoding TerD family protein — MGREITKYSLSGDATLNGMCAMVFAEVYRKDDSWKFRAPGEPHQTDSFVEILKKYM; from the coding sequence TTGGGACGCGAGATCACAAAGTACAGCCTGTCAGGCGATGCAACGTTGAACGGAATGTGTGCCATGGTTTTTGCTGAAGTATACAGGAAAGATGATAGCTGGAAGTTCAGGGCTCCCGGCGAACCTCATCAAACAGATAGTTTTGTAGAAATCCTGAAAAAATATATGTAA